One genomic window of Phoenix dactylifera cultivar Barhee BC4 chromosome 6, palm_55x_up_171113_PBpolish2nd_filt_p, whole genome shotgun sequence includes the following:
- the LOC120111042 gene encoding F-box protein At4g02760-like, whose product MDAFLLSSSSSSSVLKRPCPRDPLAASGTRVPSDPAAMDCLLEAFLSLSDPSLALDLSLERLLGSRVQESDKDRAIEGAIRVGSALLEAAKRSDRKRSSKHNSASWPLPPDLTIKVFSMLDTQSLCHAAAACSMFHKCATDPLCYANIDLTVPVPKVNNMIVSTMIQRAGKNLQSLKLGMRPSPTSTAELSQPMSNPIKNPIDTFGLPWNDKRPRPRRESSVLTRSCLLALSVDGGASGALLRRLHLYNIDKMDNSALCTALAACQSLLDLELIGLHVELRRTLDAVSTHCHSIERLFFESSDTGRDDSLKSPTCINLVNGCPNLTTLALRGFKLHDHKVRMLVKGFRYLKFVDFSTSYSITGMFLRNLANGTNPVALEVLILRDCLHLKEVEVSRFLSAVLDGDLKTLRYLDISNKDGLSANNDWNYRCYNPSAIPISRVLKDRPDICLIANFPPEGSFIDIENFSDSEISSSTSFQMMAAAVFGSYSTSSSDSSYSSDPGSGNEDVHDVNDVSFAFYGADSYDEMEFQLA is encoded by the exons ATGGACGCTTTCCTcctctcatcctcctcctcctcctccgtcctCAAGCGTCCCTGCCCCCGCGACCCCCTCGCAGCCAGCGGCACTAGGGTTCCGTCGGACCCCGCTGCCATGGACTGCCTCCTGGaggccttcctctccctctcggaCCCCTCCCTCGCTCTCGATCTCTCCCTCGAGCGCCTCCTCGGCTCCCGGGTCCAGGAGTCGGATAAGGACCGTGCCATCGAGGGCGCCATCCGGGTAGGATCGGCCCTCCTGGAGGCCGCCAAGAGATCCGATCGGAAGCGCTCCTCCAAGCACAACTCGGCCTCCTGGCCTCTTCCCCCCGATCTCACCATCAAA gTTTTCTCTATGCTAGACACACAGAGTCTGTGCCATGCTGCAGCTGCTTGTTCTATGTTCCACAAGTGTGCAACAGATCCATTATGCTATGCTAACATTGACTTAACAGTGCCAGTACCGAAGGTTAATAACATGATTGTGTCTACAATGATACAACGGGCAGGAAAAAACCTTCA GTCACTCAAGCTTGGTATGCGACCTAGCCCAACTTCAACAGCAGAGCTTTCTCAACCAATGTCCAATCCTATTAAAAATCCCATAGATACATTTGGTCTTCCATGGAATGACAAGAGACCTAGGCCAAGGAGGGAGTCATCTGTTCTTACCCGGTCCTGTCTGCTGGCTTTAAGTGTGGATGGTGGTGCTTCTGG GGCTCTCCTGAGGAGGCTGCACCTGTACAATATTGATAAGATGGATAATTCTGCACTTTGCACAGCATTGGCAGCCTGTCAGTCTCTCCTTGATCTGGAACTCATTGGTTT ACATGTTGAGCTGAGGCGAACATTGGATGCAGTCAGCACACATTGTCACTCCATAGAGCGTTTGTTCTTTGAGTCTTCTGATACTG GCAGAGATGATAGTCTGAAATCCCCAACTTGCATCAATCTGGTAAATGGCTGTCCTAATTTGACAACATTAGCCCTCAGGGGATTCAAGCTTCATGATCATAAAGTCCGTATGCTGGTTAAG GGATTTCGCTATCTCAAATTTGTTGATTTTTCAACATCTTATTCAATCACAGGCATGTTTTTAAG GAACCTTGCCAATGGCACAAATCCCGTTGCATTGGAGGTCTTGATTTTACGTGACTGTTTGCATCTCAAAGAG GTTGAAGTTTCCCGGTTCTTATCTGCTGTGCTTGATGGAGACCTCAAAACCCTCAGATATTTG GACATTTCGAATAAGGATGGCCTTTCTGCTAATAATGACTGGAACTATCGGTGCTATAACCCAAG TGCTATTCCAATTTCACGAGTTTTAAAGGACAGACctgatatttgtttaattgccaATTTTCCCCCAGAAGggag CTTCATTGATATTGAAAACTTTAGTGACAGTGAAATAAGCAGCAGCACAAGCTTTCAGATGATGGCTGCTGCTGTATTTGGTTCTTATTCTACAAGCTCATCTGACAGCAGCTATAGCAGTGATCCAGGGAGCGGTAATGAGGATGTCCATGATGTGAATGATGTGAGCTTCGCATTCTATGGTGCAGATAGCTATGATGAAATGGAGTTTCAATTGGCTTAG